Proteins co-encoded in one Moritella sp. F3 genomic window:
- the pdhA gene encoding pyruvate dehydrogenase (acetyl-transferring) E1 component subunit alpha has translation MSKNKQQAENTFRVGYTQYLDETGRLSESLEYFSVAGVSSELLVEFYRWMLFTRTFDCKAIALQRTGRLGTYASCLGQEAVGAAIGKAMREEDVFIQAYRETAAVLIRGVKPEEILMYWGGDERGMDFQGPREDMPCTIPIASQCCHAVGISYAMKLRREPRVAVVVCGDGATSKGDFYESVNAAGVWDLPLVFIINNNQWAISLPRDEQSSCETLAQKAIAGGVSCEQVDGNDVIACYLKIKAAIDRARDGKGPHLIETISYRLSDHTTADDASRYRDVDNVGEAWQKEPMARLRSLLLDEMIIDNAGIEQIEEACSDEIDAAVARYLAIPPASPTAMFEYLYETLPDHYLDQLDQVRNTLLQEGEK, from the coding sequence ATGAGCAAAAATAAACAGCAGGCTGAGAATACCTTCCGCGTTGGCTACACCCAATATCTGGATGAAACAGGGCGATTATCGGAGTCCTTAGAGTACTTTTCTGTTGCGGGCGTGAGCAGCGAATTGTTGGTTGAATTTTATCGCTGGATGTTATTTACCCGCACTTTTGATTGCAAAGCTATTGCGCTGCAACGTACTGGTCGCCTTGGCACTTATGCCTCTTGCCTTGGTCAAGAGGCGGTTGGGGCTGCGATTGGTAAAGCAATGCGTGAAGAAGATGTGTTTATTCAGGCTTATCGAGAAACGGCTGCAGTGCTTATTCGCGGAGTCAAACCTGAAGAGATCTTGATGTATTGGGGTGGTGATGAACGCGGAATGGATTTTCAAGGACCACGAGAAGACATGCCTTGCACTATTCCGATTGCGAGTCAGTGTTGTCATGCTGTCGGTATCAGTTATGCCATGAAGTTACGCAGGGAACCGCGTGTTGCAGTGGTGGTATGTGGTGATGGGGCAACATCAAAAGGTGACTTTTATGAATCCGTCAATGCGGCAGGCGTATGGGATCTGCCATTGGTATTCATCATTAACAATAATCAGTGGGCTATCTCTTTACCACGAGATGAACAATCAAGCTGTGAAACCTTAGCGCAAAAAGCCATTGCTGGTGGTGTGAGTTGCGAGCAAGTCGACGGTAATGACGTGATCGCATGTTACCTCAAAATAAAAGCCGCTATCGACCGAGCAAGAGACGGGAAAGGACCTCATCTTATTGAAACCATATCTTATCGTTTATCCGACCATACCACTGCCGATGACGCATCCCGTTATCGCGATGTGGACAATGTTGGGGAGGCTTGGCAGAAAGAGCCTATGGCACGACTGCGCAGTTTGCTCTTGGATGAAATGATCATTGATAACGCAGGTATCGAGCAGATCGAAGAAGCGTGTAGCGATGAAATTGATGCTGCGGTAGCACGTTATCTTGCTATTCCCCCTGCATCACCAACGGCTATGTTTGAGTATTTGTATGAAACCTTACCTGACCATTATTTGGATCAGTTAGATCAAGTGCGAAATACGTTATTACAGGAAGGTGAAAAATGA
- a CDS encoding HD domain-containing phosphohydrolase translates to MQKIKLSLTNYTAIAFSVFLFITISILISISYNRMSEMAQNSVSQQFQRYVDDIYTSVSYKYRPITQLFGYLSTSADWDHEQAADISLIKAIDLTRYLAKDTLTNSIYMGFPNGDLLGAHKLSSKTKQYYYDAPEHAKFVIETLTYKQVNSNELTRVYLSNSFDIIDTTVTKNDTLNISERAWYKIGKQSPNLVPTPVYKDLRTNEDSLTLVQRHKFSDVVIATDLNIRTIVDSLKASDLSDDAIRVLFGDKGQFVVYHNSDSRFSNFNDTTDDVGLNDLLQRDKIKSIIKNNLNKKKLFTFHFKGKEWLAQSHTINFMQNNNARLLIAVPKDSILGPSKKMLHETMLILVSVGLLFIPLSWLFSRVLTRPLRTLSVQIKQVTALDVSETTTKISHIEEIAELQLSTAKMRKTLDDFLRLLTMLSNEQDIHSLLEKTCDKASVMLDADSAFVYLKSEEDGNILEPFILHTQDAKINADITQCPRLSTQWPYEKLRNNVNVKDIQFNLIHPMLKTALIKAGIHPENSNVYTLTIPLVDRSGSILGLIGFSYDQCLDGEELTHVMGVAKALSDFVSLSFEGQDLIAKQKDLLNSFIKLIAGAIDTKSPYTGAHCQRVPELASMLAAEASKSTQRQFSKFNLDSEGWEQLNIAAWLHDCGKVTTPEYIIDKATKLETIYNRIHEVRMRFEVLIRDAQIQALTAISQGECAKQTNNILAGNIAQIEDDFAFIAKCNLGENKIDDDAVARIESISQQTWLRFLDDELGLSPAERSQKNRIASITLPTMEPVLSDRAEHMISHIDNSLELEAHLRFNMKRPLQRNNLGELHNLMIQRGTINAEERYVINHHVIQTITMLEQLPLPPHLSRVPEIAGGHHEQLNGRGYPRGYKEDEISLEARILAISDVFEALTASDRPYKTAKSLSQSIKILSFMSKDRHIDSDLFKLFLSSGIYLDYAHKYLKPEQIDHVDISEYL, encoded by the coding sequence TTGCAAAAGATTAAATTATCACTGACTAATTATACTGCCATTGCCTTCTCAGTATTTCTATTTATCACGATCAGTATATTAATTTCAATCAGTTATAATCGTATGTCAGAGATGGCTCAAAACTCTGTATCACAACAGTTCCAACGTTATGTCGACGATATCTACACTTCAGTGAGTTATAAATATAGACCCATCACTCAACTTTTTGGTTACCTGAGTACTAGCGCTGATTGGGATCACGAGCAAGCCGCTGATATCAGCTTAATCAAAGCAATAGACCTGACTCGATATCTCGCCAAAGATACCTTAACGAATTCCATTTACATGGGTTTCCCAAATGGCGATCTGTTAGGTGCTCATAAACTCAGTTCTAAAACTAAACAGTACTATTATGATGCACCTGAACACGCTAAATTTGTCATCGAAACACTAACCTATAAGCAAGTAAATTCAAATGAACTGACTCGCGTTTATCTCAGCAACAGTTTTGACATCATTGATACAACAGTAACTAAAAACGATACATTAAATATATCTGAACGGGCTTGGTACAAAATTGGCAAACAGAGTCCAAATCTCGTGCCAACACCAGTATACAAAGATTTAAGAACCAATGAAGATTCGTTGACCTTGGTACAAAGGCACAAGTTTTCCGATGTTGTTATCGCCACCGACCTGAATATTAGAACCATCGTCGATAGTCTAAAAGCCTCTGATTTAAGTGATGATGCTATACGTGTATTATTTGGTGACAAAGGCCAATTTGTTGTTTATCACAATAGCGATAGCCGTTTTTCAAATTTCAATGACACAACGGATGATGTGGGTCTCAATGACTTATTGCAAAGAGATAAAATTAAATCCATCATTAAAAATAATCTGAATAAAAAGAAGCTTTTCACCTTTCATTTCAAAGGTAAAGAATGGCTCGCACAAAGTCATACAATCAATTTTATGCAGAACAACAATGCACGTCTTCTCATTGCAGTGCCTAAAGATAGTATATTAGGCCCATCAAAAAAAATGCTCCATGAAACGATGTTAATACTCGTTTCAGTCGGTTTGTTATTCATTCCATTAAGCTGGTTATTCAGTCGCGTATTAACACGACCTCTACGTACACTCTCAGTGCAAATTAAACAAGTTACTGCGCTGGATGTATCTGAAACAACAACAAAAATATCTCATATTGAAGAAATCGCTGAACTGCAACTCTCTACAGCTAAAATGAGAAAAACACTAGATGATTTTTTACGCTTACTTACTATGCTTTCAAATGAACAAGATATTCATAGCCTATTAGAAAAAACCTGTGATAAGGCCAGCGTAATGCTCGATGCTGATAGTGCTTTTGTATATTTAAAATCTGAAGAGGATGGCAACATTTTAGAGCCCTTTATTTTACATACTCAAGATGCCAAAATTAATGCAGATATAACACAGTGCCCTCGCCTCTCGACACAGTGGCCGTATGAAAAATTAAGAAACAATGTCAATGTGAAGGACATTCAATTTAATCTTATCCATCCAATGCTTAAAACTGCGTTAATTAAAGCAGGAATACACCCAGAAAACAGTAATGTTTATACGTTAACCATTCCTTTGGTCGATCGCAGCGGCAGTATTCTCGGTCTCATTGGTTTTAGTTACGATCAATGCCTTGATGGAGAAGAACTAACGCATGTCATGGGCGTGGCAAAAGCATTATCTGATTTTGTTTCACTCTCTTTTGAAGGCCAGGACTTAATAGCCAAACAAAAAGACTTACTCAATTCATTTATCAAATTAATTGCTGGCGCGATTGATACGAAATCACCTTACACAGGCGCTCACTGCCAGCGTGTACCAGAACTTGCAAGTATGCTCGCAGCCGAGGCATCTAAATCAACACAAAGGCAGTTCAGTAAATTCAATTTGGACTCAGAAGGCTGGGAGCAGCTCAATATCGCGGCATGGTTACATGACTGCGGTAAGGTAACGACACCTGAGTATATAATAGATAAAGCAACAAAGTTAGAGACTATTTATAATCGTATTCATGAAGTTAGAATGCGTTTTGAAGTACTTATCCGCGATGCTCAGATTCAAGCATTGACGGCTATATCACAAGGTGAATGCGCAAAACAAACCAACAATATCCTGGCTGGAAATATAGCTCAAATTGAAGATGACTTTGCATTCATCGCTAAGTGTAATCTCGGTGAAAATAAGATTGATGACGATGCGGTAGCCAGAATTGAATCAATCTCTCAGCAGACTTGGTTACGCTTCCTTGACGACGAACTTGGGCTTTCTCCCGCTGAACGATCACAAAAAAATAGAATAGCATCTATCACACTCCCTACCATGGAACCCGTGTTGTCAGATCGCGCTGAACACATGATTTCACATATAGATAACTCATTGGAATTAGAAGCTCACTTACGCTTTAACATGAAACGTCCGCTACAACGTAATAACCTGGGCGAACTGCATAACCTCATGATCCAACGTGGCACCATTAATGCTGAAGAACGCTACGTCATTAACCACCACGTAATCCAAACAATCACAATGCTGGAGCAACTGCCGTTACCACCCCATCTAAGCCGAGTACCAGAGATCGCAGGTGGTCATCACGAACAATTAAATGGTCGCGGTTATCCACGAGGTTATAAAGAAGATGAAATATCACTTGAAGCACGTATATTAGCTATTTCAGATGTATTTGAGGCATTAACAGCCAGCGATAGACCTTATAAAACAGCTAAATCACTGAGCCAAAGTATTAAAATATTAAGCTTTATGAGTAAAGACAGACATATAGACAGCGATTTATTTAAACTATTTTTGAGTTCCGGAATTTATCTTGATTATGCACACAAATATCTTAAACCAGAGCAAATTGATCATGTTGATATTTCAGAATATTTATAG
- a CDS encoding dihydrolipoamide acetyltransferase family protein — protein MHIFKLPDLGEGLPEAEIVEWFVKPGDMVTADQLMVSMETAKAIVEIPCPENATVVKLYGDVGDIIHTGDPLVEFSEEAGVSDRDDIATSTGSEQAAEPTKTSNSVVGELHTSEVKLKETAQSVSGSSIGVKATPAVRALAHRYNIDLAIVTPSGPHSTVTAADVERVVKIFADVGELVPLKGVRRSMAKAMAQAHAEVVPVTLHDDADITPWFAHGDITVRMIRAMALACEAEPTLNAWYDSHAIGRRIINPMHLGLAVDTKDGLFVPVIRDAQNYSAEAMRDKINTIKELVTQRKIAADDLRGSTITLSNFGSMVGKYANPIVMPPTVAILGTGRLFQQLLLAKKGDDQSGIVERTFLPLSLTFDHRSITGGEAARFLAVLMADLALED, from the coding sequence ATGCATATATTCAAATTACCTGATTTAGGGGAAGGTTTACCCGAAGCCGAGATTGTTGAATGGTTCGTTAAACCTGGTGATATGGTGACTGCTGACCAGTTAATGGTATCGATGGAAACGGCTAAAGCGATTGTCGAAATACCCTGTCCAGAGAATGCGACAGTGGTGAAATTGTACGGCGACGTTGGCGATATTATTCATACCGGCGATCCGCTTGTTGAGTTTTCTGAAGAAGCAGGGGTTTCAGACCGCGATGATATAGCTACGAGCACTGGTTCAGAGCAAGCCGCGGAGCCGACTAAAACGTCAAACTCTGTTGTGGGTGAACTGCACACATCTGAAGTTAAATTAAAAGAAACAGCTCAATCGGTATCGGGTAGCAGTATTGGTGTTAAAGCCACGCCAGCAGTTCGTGCGCTCGCACATAGATATAATATCGATTTAGCGATAGTTACGCCTTCGGGCCCACACAGCACGGTTACAGCTGCTGATGTGGAGCGTGTCGTTAAAATTTTTGCTGATGTTGGTGAGTTGGTACCATTAAAAGGCGTGCGTCGCAGTATGGCAAAAGCCATGGCACAAGCACATGCCGAAGTGGTGCCTGTTACGCTACATGATGATGCAGATATTACACCTTGGTTTGCTCATGGTGATATAACGGTTCGAATGATACGAGCAATGGCGCTGGCTTGTGAAGCCGAACCCACGCTAAATGCGTGGTATGACAGCCATGCCATCGGTCGTCGTATTATTAACCCTATGCATCTAGGGTTAGCTGTTGATACTAAGGATGGCTTATTTGTTCCCGTTATCCGTGATGCACAAAATTACAGTGCCGAGGCGATGCGGGACAAAATTAACACGATTAAAGAGTTAGTTACACAGCGTAAAATTGCTGCAGATGATCTGCGTGGCAGTACCATTACCTTGTCTAACTTTGGCAGTATGGTGGGTAAATATGCCAATCCGATTGTAATGCCACCTACTGTCGCAATATTGGGGACGGGGCGTTTATTTCAACAACTACTCTTGGCTAAAAAAGGTGACGATCAATCCGGTATTGTTGAACGTACTTTCCTACCACTGTCTTTAACGTTTGATCATCGGTCGATAACAGGGGGAGAAGCGGCTCGATTCCTCGCGGTATTAATGGCTGATCTGGCTCTGGAAGATTAA
- a CDS encoding prepilin-type N-terminal cleavage/methylation domain-containing protein — MKKNGFTLIELVIVIIILGVLAATAVPKFINLQSDARIATLEGVEGAILSANNIVYSKAVIQGIENTKGAISTGSSALARSVTSTSENSIDTFNGNIVMTPDNLRKAMTTSLHIVEALDGEEPNADTTVYLSIDMTTSDDILESECFVGVANDGEDGSLYFVGDKSNC; from the coding sequence ATGAAAAAAAATGGGTTTACCTTAATTGAATTGGTGATCGTCATCATTATTCTAGGCGTTTTAGCTGCGACAGCAGTACCAAAGTTCATTAATTTACAAAGCGATGCACGTATAGCTACGCTAGAAGGCGTTGAGGGGGCAATATTATCAGCAAATAATATTGTTTATAGCAAAGCAGTTATACAAGGTATTGAAAATACCAAAGGCGCAATCTCAACAGGTAGCAGTGCATTAGCAAGGTCAGTCACGTCGACTTCTGAAAACAGTATCGATACGTTTAATGGTAACATTGTCATGACACCGGATAACTTAAGAAAAGCCATGACAACATCACTTCACATTGTTGAAGCACTTGATGGTGAAGAGCCAAACGCAGATACAACTGTTTATCTTTCTATTGATATGACGACAAGTGACGATATTCTAGAAAGTGAATGCTTTGTTGGCGTCGCAAATGACGGCGAAGACGGAAGCCTTTACTTTGTTGGGGATAAATCAAACTGTTAA
- a CDS encoding alpha-ketoacid dehydrogenase subunit beta, giving the protein MKDMTLIDGVNHALFDAMTEDKDVIVLGEDVGANGGVFRATEGLQAEFGRDRVIDTPLAESLISGMAIGLAAQGMKPVLEIQFMGFIYAAFDQFLCHAGRMRNRTRGRLTCPMVLRAPYGGGIHAPEHHSESTEAIFAHIPGIRVVIPSSPGRAYGLLLAAIRDPDPVVFLEPKRIYRLQTESVDNNGQALPLDVCFTLREGTDVTLVSWGAMLYETLQAAEQLAERNISAEVIDLACIKPIDKTTILSSIAKTGRCVIVSEAPRSGGVASEIAAIIAEEGLMTLLAPVMRVSGYDTIMPLAKMEKYYMPSVERIVTAVNNVMEF; this is encoded by the coding sequence ATGAAGGACATGACACTTATTGATGGCGTCAATCATGCTTTGTTTGATGCAATGACTGAAGATAAAGACGTTATCGTGCTGGGCGAAGATGTCGGTGCTAATGGCGGTGTTTTTCGCGCGACGGAAGGCTTGCAGGCTGAGTTTGGTCGTGATCGCGTTATTGATACCCCATTAGCTGAATCACTGATTAGCGGCATGGCGATTGGGTTAGCAGCTCAAGGTATGAAACCAGTGCTAGAAATTCAATTTATGGGTTTTATCTATGCTGCTTTCGATCAGTTCTTATGCCACGCTGGGCGGATGCGTAATCGTACTCGTGGTCGATTGACCTGTCCTATGGTGCTTAGAGCACCGTATGGTGGTGGTATACATGCACCGGAGCACCATAGCGAAAGTACCGAAGCTATTTTTGCTCATATTCCTGGTATACGTGTTGTTATTCCTTCTTCTCCTGGTCGTGCTTATGGTTTGCTACTTGCTGCTATCCGAGATCCTGATCCTGTGGTGTTTTTAGAACCGAAACGAATTTATCGTTTACAGACTGAATCGGTTGACAATAATGGCCAAGCTTTACCGCTAGATGTTTGCTTTACCTTACGTGAGGGGACAGATGTAACGCTAGTCAGTTGGGGGGCAATGTTATATGAAACCTTACAAGCGGCAGAGCAATTAGCCGAACGAAATATATCTGCTGAAGTGATCGACCTTGCTTGTATCAAACCAATTGATAAAACCACGATATTAAGCTCGATAGCTAAAACCGGTCGCTGTGTCATTGTGTCAGAAGCGCCGCGAAGCGGTGGTGTAGCCTCTGAAATTGCCGCCATTATTGCGGAAGAAGGGTTGATGACGTTGCTAGCCCCTGTCATGCGGGTAAGCGGTTACGACACCATCATGCCGCTGGCTAAAATGGAAAAATACTATATGCCCAGTGTGGAGCGAATTGTTACCGCCGTTAATAATGTCATGGAGTTCTAA
- a CDS encoding methylmalonyl-CoA mutase family protein, with protein MKMTSTKFPLRILTATCLFDGHDAAINIVRRLLQARGVEVIHLGINRSVHDVVTAALQEDVDAIAMSSYQGGHNAYFGYLLSSLADVGAKPAIFVGGGATISAAEARRLEEQGITRVYTSDDVLSLDEMISDLLSRLIAVKPKTTAKFKLKKLTRKPVTDLYLGQLITAIEQDRLAINSIANDSGKANSSKASAVPVLLPAPEGVNKSVVMGITGTGGAGKSTFIDELLAALLQLYPDIKIAYLAVDPSAQKTGGALLGDRIRINTLPHERLFMRSMATRQANVSVSQSLQTCVPILISQGFDLVLVETAGIGQSDSAIVDLVDFSLYLMTKDYGASSQLEKIEMLQYADAVVLNKADQQGSEDAFNDVQQQWRFNQQVKHAASHGLPVFPMVASHYDDHGFNRFIAFLMTEFKAKYGTQLPFATQPDIEKIYQQVLTHYPRYDWTLSASQLNLQHPDYLTRIYNHYAELSDTNAQQIAQVRELHSCYQVLADLGDPCLPTKLGRYPQADIANESDEHSFLVTDASLKMILPPLRARYNKLLAKLSVPLRHALLAWFRDEDELALKRIEEGVDTIDSHQTYGEHKDHFVSLSGTVIPHVVKPSERHWDNITAFLLNENCPGQFPYTAGVFPKRHNDEDPTRMFAGEGLAEDTNKRFHYLIKGQKSIRLSTAFDPNTLYGHDPALSPDVFACIGMSGVSIATLDDMKILYSGIDLCDVGTSVSMTINGPAPVLMAWFLHTAIDQQVELYLTKMKLWSKANKHITRYLTSTGMTAKQRPVYRGELPQGHEGLGLKLLGISGQVLMSELLGLETEYMLLKSATYQKVRGTLQADILKEEIAQNECIFSLDFSLKLMADMQGYFSENAIEKFYPVSVSGYHIGEAGANPITQLAFTLANGFTLLEYYLAQGLDIDDVAPRLSFFFSNGMDPEYAVIGRVARRIWSRTLKSVYKANERSQKLKYHIQTSGRSLQSQEIDLNDIRTSLQAMYALCDNCNSLHTNAYDETITTPTENSVYRALSIQSIINREFGLNKNQNPLQGSYIIEQLTDLVEESVYGEFNRLARRGGVLGAIETGYQRTQIQQQSMYYEKLKGTAELDMVGVNCMSRDPEQHETTPLNDKELVRCSETKKQQQIDSVLQFKLQHKLQAALLLDTMRTGLLAGDNSFAVLMNAVPYASLSQLTDVLYLTGGKYRRNM; from the coding sequence ATGAAAATGACTTCAACCAAGTTCCCTTTGCGCATTTTAACTGCGACGTGTCTATTTGACGGTCATGACGCGGCAATTAATATTGTACGACGGTTATTACAAGCGCGAGGCGTTGAAGTTATCCACTTAGGCATTAACCGCTCTGTGCATGATGTGGTGACTGCAGCCTTACAAGAAGATGTTGATGCCATTGCGATGAGTTCCTATCAAGGTGGGCATAACGCTTATTTCGGTTATTTATTATCTAGTCTGGCCGACGTCGGCGCTAAACCAGCAATATTCGTGGGCGGTGGTGCGACGATTTCTGCTGCTGAAGCGAGAAGATTAGAAGAGCAAGGCATTACACGCGTTTATACCAGTGATGATGTATTGAGTTTAGATGAGATGATAAGTGATTTATTAAGCCGTTTAATCGCGGTTAAACCTAAAACAACCGCAAAATTTAAGCTTAAAAAATTAACACGAAAACCTGTAACGGATTTGTATTTAGGACAGTTAATCACTGCTATTGAGCAAGACAGATTAGCGATAAATAGTATTGCTAATGATAGTGGTAAAGCTAATAGCAGTAAAGCAAGTGCTGTACCTGTATTGTTGCCAGCTCCTGAAGGTGTAAATAAAAGCGTGGTAATGGGGATTACTGGTACAGGCGGAGCGGGTAAAAGCACCTTTATTGATGAACTATTAGCGGCATTATTACAGCTTTATCCTGATATTAAGATTGCCTATTTAGCCGTGGATCCCAGTGCACAAAAAACGGGGGGGGCTTTGCTCGGCGATCGGATTCGCATAAACACTTTACCGCACGAACGGTTATTTATGCGGTCGATGGCCACACGACAAGCTAATGTGTCGGTCAGCCAATCGTTACAAACTTGTGTGCCGATATTGATTAGCCAGGGCTTTGATCTGGTGTTAGTTGAGACTGCGGGTATTGGTCAAAGCGATAGCGCGATAGTTGATCTGGTTGATTTTAGTCTTTATCTCATGACCAAGGATTATGGTGCGAGTAGTCAGCTAGAAAAAATTGAAATGTTACAATATGCCGATGCTGTGGTGCTGAATAAAGCAGATCAACAAGGCAGTGAAGATGCGTTTAATGACGTACAACAACAGTGGCGCTTTAATCAGCAAGTAAAGCATGCTGCGAGTCATGGCCTGCCTGTATTTCCGATGGTCGCAAGTCACTATGACGATCATGGTTTTAATCGATTTATCGCATTTTTGATGACCGAATTCAAGGCCAAATATGGCACTCAGTTACCTTTTGCCACACAGCCTGATATTGAAAAAATATATCAACAAGTACTCACGCATTATCCCCGTTATGATTGGACGCTATCCGCAAGTCAGTTAAATTTACAACATCCGGATTATTTAACGCGTATCTATAATCATTACGCAGAATTAAGCGATACGAATGCGCAGCAAATAGCACAAGTACGGGAACTGCATAGTTGTTATCAAGTGTTAGCTGATCTCGGCGATCCTTGTTTACCGACTAAACTAGGGCGCTACCCACAGGCTGATATAGCCAATGAATCTGATGAGCACAGTTTTCTAGTCACAGATGCTTCGCTAAAAATGATCTTACCACCGTTACGAGCACGTTATAACAAGCTTTTAGCTAAGCTGTCAGTGCCACTTAGACATGCGTTATTGGCTTGGTTCAGAGACGAAGATGAGTTGGCATTAAAACGAATTGAAGAGGGTGTTGATACCATCGATTCTCATCAAACGTATGGTGAACATAAAGATCACTTTGTGAGTTTAAGCGGCACTGTTATCCCCCATGTGGTGAAACCAAGTGAGCGACATTGGGATAATATAACGGCGTTTTTACTGAATGAAAATTGCCCTGGGCAGTTTCCTTATACCGCGGGCGTTTTCCCCAAAAGGCATAATGATGAAGACCCTACACGGATGTTTGCCGGAGAAGGCTTAGCTGAAGATACCAATAAGCGTTTTCATTATTTGATTAAAGGGCAAAAATCGATTCGCTTATCAACGGCGTTCGATCCTAATACCCTTTACGGTCACGATCCTGCTTTAAGTCCAGATGTGTTTGCGTGTATTGGTATGTCTGGGGTATCCATAGCGACGCTCGATGATATGAAAATACTGTATTCTGGCATCGACCTCTGTGATGTTGGCACGTCGGTATCTATGACGATTAACGGCCCTGCACCCGTCCTGATGGCGTGGTTTTTACACACCGCGATAGATCAACAAGTTGAACTCTATTTAACTAAAATGAAATTATGGTCAAAAGCTAACAAACACATAACTCGCTATTTAACTTCTACAGGCATGACGGCAAAACAACGGCCTGTGTATCGCGGTGAGTTGCCGCAAGGGCATGAAGGTCTAGGGCTTAAATTACTCGGCATTTCTGGTCAGGTGTTAATGAGTGAATTACTTGGCTTAGAAACGGAATACATGTTATTGAAAAGCGCGACTTATCAAAAAGTCAGAGGCACACTGCAAGCTGATATTTTAAAAGAAGAGATCGCGCAAAATGAGTGTATTTTCTCACTCGATTTCTCACTAAAGTTAATGGCTGATATGCAAGGTTACTTTAGTGAAAACGCGATTGAGAAGTTTTACCCAGTGTCAGTGAGTGGCTATCACATTGGTGAAGCGGGGGCGAACCCCATCACGCAGCTGGCCTTTACATTGGCGAATGGTTTTACGTTATTAGAGTATTATTTAGCGCAAGGTTTGGATATTGACGATGTTGCACCACGACTTAGTTTTTTCTTTAGTAATGGTATGGATCCTGAATATGCCGTGATAGGACGCGTTGCACGACGGATATGGTCAAGAACATTAAAATCAGTCTATAAGGCCAATGAGCGTAGCCAAAAATTAAAGTATCACATCCAAACATCTGGTCGCAGCCTGCAATCACAAGAAATTGATTTGAATGATATACGCACGAGTCTACAAGCTATGTATGCGTTGTGTGATAACTGCAATAGCTTACATACAAATGCATATGATGAAACGATCACGACACCGACGGAAAACTCCGTCTATCGTGCGCTGTCGATTCAATCCATTATTAATCGTGAGTTTGGCTTAAATAAAAATCAAAATCCTTTGCAAGGTAGTTATATTATCGAGCAGTTAACCGATCTTGTTGAAGAATCCGTCTATGGCGAATTTAATCGCTTAGCCCGTCGTGGTGGGGTGCTTGGCGCAATTGAAACTGGTTATCAACGCACCCAAATACAACAGCAAAGCATGTATTACGAGAAGTTAAAAGGCACTGCCGAACTTGATATGGTGGGGGTTAATTGCATGTCCAGAGATCCAGAACAGCATGAAACGACACCATTAAATGATAAAGAATTAGTGCGTTGTAGTGAAACTAAGAAGCAGCAACAAATAGACAGTGTATTACAATTTAAGTTACAGCATAAACTGCAGGCTGCGTTGTTATTGGATACGATGAGGACGGGATTATTGGCTGGTGATAATAGCTTTGCTGTGCTGATGAATGCGGTGCCTTATGCGAGTTTATCTCAGTTAACTGATGTGTTGTATTTGACTGGAGGTAAATATCGTAGAAATATGTAG